The following are encoded together in the Arthrobacter sp. Y-9 genome:
- a CDS encoding glycosyltransferase family 87 protein, protein MNSSEPVLRREQPLDRPSSALQDTPWNRWLGLSSPRRLMIAAVVVHALVVLFAIVYSWRGSALGDIAIYRGWAASGFVPVAPADGPAPTVYPILATLPMALAQVLGERWFFAVWAVVVAVLNILGLAALTRRSNTTAGVAAGWWWLLFTGVMGVLAFSRIDGVTAPLVLMALAFGLSSPGASTALLAVGAWIKVWPVAVVTALLIAVRRRATVLAAGVAVSLGAGLLAVVLNWGPHVLDFLGFQGNRGMQAEATFSLPWMWLAALGLNGTRAVQNVAIGSLEVQGPGTEVMAGLMQPLLVVAVGAVAALALAGLRTVARRDGDRTALMLWTALSLTAVLIVFNKVGSPQFVLWLGPVVAAGLAHDWIAWRRAAWLVMATAAVTLLVFPVLFQAIVHAQVHAVLVLTVRDLLLLAVLVLGVSRLVRIARGPAREPLTQP, encoded by the coding sequence GTGAACAGCTCGGAACCAGTGCTTCGCCGTGAACAGCCCCTCGACCGTCCCTCGTCGGCGTTGCAGGACACGCCGTGGAATCGCTGGCTGGGGCTGAGCTCTCCGCGACGCCTGATGATCGCCGCTGTGGTCGTCCACGCCCTGGTCGTGCTGTTCGCCATCGTGTATTCGTGGCGGGGAAGCGCACTCGGCGACATCGCCATCTATCGTGGCTGGGCGGCGTCGGGATTCGTGCCCGTGGCGCCCGCGGACGGCCCGGCGCCGACGGTCTACCCCATCCTCGCGACGCTCCCGATGGCGCTGGCGCAGGTCCTGGGCGAGCGGTGGTTCTTCGCGGTCTGGGCGGTGGTCGTCGCCGTGCTGAACATCCTCGGGCTGGCGGCCCTGACACGGCGGAGCAACACGACGGCGGGCGTCGCCGCCGGCTGGTGGTGGCTCCTCTTCACCGGGGTCATGGGCGTGCTGGCCTTCTCCCGGATCGATGGGGTGACGGCCCCGCTGGTCCTGATGGCACTGGCTTTCGGCCTCTCATCGCCGGGGGCGTCCACCGCCCTGCTGGCCGTCGGCGCGTGGATCAAGGTCTGGCCCGTCGCGGTCGTCACGGCGCTGCTGATCGCGGTGCGCCGCCGAGCGACGGTGCTCGCGGCGGGCGTCGCCGTGTCGCTGGGCGCCGGGCTGCTCGCCGTCGTGCTGAACTGGGGACCTCATGTCCTGGATTTCCTCGGTTTCCAGGGGAACCGTGGGATGCAGGCCGAGGCGACGTTCAGTCTGCCGTGGATGTGGCTCGCCGCACTGGGTCTGAACGGAACCCGGGCCGTGCAGAACGTCGCGATCGGCTCGCTCGAGGTCCAGGGGCCCGGCACGGAAGTGATGGCGGGCCTGATGCAGCCATTGCTCGTGGTCGCGGTGGGGGCCGTGGCGGCGCTCGCGCTCGCGGGACTCCGGACGGTGGCCCGGCGCGACGGCGACCGCACGGCGTTGATGCTGTGGACGGCGCTCTCGCTCACTGCCGTGCTCATCGTCTTCAACAAGGTGGGATCGCCCCAGTTCGTGCTGTGGCTCGGACCTGTGGTGGCGGCGGGGCTGGCGCACGACTGGATCGCGTGGCGTCGGGCGGCCTGGCTGGTGATGGCGACCGCCGCCGTGACCCTGCTGGTGTTCCCGGTCCTCTTCCAGGCCATCGTCCATGCCCAGGTTCATGCGGTCCTGGTCCTGACCGTCCGCGATCTCCTGCTGCTCGCGGTTCTCGTCCTCGGAGTCTCCCGGCTCGTCCGGATCGCCCGGGGTCCGGCGCGGGAGCCGCTCACCCAGCCCTGA
- a CDS encoding MFS transporter: MPIDPDSQKTVTAPGDRPIEDARGARSAFAGGTDTVVPAAAPRRPGGPARKFRLPSYRLKVSDVNVVNKPMLKKAIGGTIVGNTMEWYDVGVFGYLVTVMGPVFLPDADPAIRTLFMLGTFAVTFVARPLGGIVCGWLGDKVGRQRVLAATLTMMAASTFAIGLLPGYAQIGGWAAALLVTLKLVQGFSTGGEYAGATTFVSEYAPDKKRGFFASFLDMGSYLGFAAGAALVSVLQLTLSPADMEAWGWRIPFLLAGPLGAVAVYFRSKIEESPQFQATLDAQEAKVSSATEKDPTTNTGPITLVKTYWRQIILAMILAAAANTVGYALTSYMPTYLTGPMGYDAVHGTLLTIPVLVVMAACIPLTGRLSDRVGRRPVLWVGAGSTIVLSIPAFMIIGIGEIWSTLLGLALVAFPVTFYVANLASALPALFPTSSRYGGMGIAYNFSMALFGGTTPFIVAALIEATGNDMMPAYYLMATSVIGAIAIYFLPESARRPLPGSMPSVATEEEARELVATQEENPLLDLDSLPFEDRPLAGAGK, from the coding sequence ATGCCCATAGACCCAGACTCACAGAAGACCGTGACGGCCCCTGGTGACCGACCCATCGAGGACGCCCGCGGCGCCCGCTCGGCCTTCGCCGGCGGCACCGACACCGTCGTCCCCGCTGCCGCACCGAGGCGCCCTGGGGGGCCCGCCCGCAAGTTCCGTCTTCCCAGCTACCGGCTGAAGGTCTCCGACGTCAACGTCGTCAACAAGCCGATGCTGAAGAAGGCCATCGGCGGCACGATCGTCGGCAACACCATGGAATGGTACGACGTCGGCGTGTTCGGCTATCTCGTGACGGTCATGGGTCCGGTGTTCCTTCCTGACGCCGACCCCGCCATCCGTACCCTCTTCATGCTGGGCACCTTCGCGGTCACGTTCGTCGCCCGCCCGCTGGGCGGCATCGTCTGCGGCTGGCTGGGTGACAAGGTGGGACGCCAGCGCGTGCTCGCCGCGACGCTCACCATGATGGCCGCCAGCACCTTCGCCATCGGGCTTCTTCCCGGTTATGCGCAGATCGGCGGTTGGGCTGCGGCCTTGCTGGTCACGCTGAAGCTGGTGCAGGGATTCTCCACCGGCGGTGAGTACGCCGGCGCCACCACCTTCGTGTCCGAGTACGCCCCGGACAAGAAGCGCGGTTTCTTCGCCAGCTTCCTGGACATGGGCTCTTACCTGGGCTTCGCCGCCGGTGCCGCCCTCGTATCCGTCCTTCAGCTCACCCTGAGCCCCGCCGACATGGAGGCCTGGGGCTGGCGCATCCCGTTCCTGCTCGCCGGTCCGCTGGGTGCGGTAGCGGTGTACTTCCGGAGCAAGATCGAGGAATCCCCGCAGTTCCAGGCCACCCTGGATGCCCAGGAGGCCAAGGTCAGCAGCGCCACGGAGAAGGATCCCACCACCAACACGGGCCCCATCACCCTGGTGAAGACCTACTGGCGCCAGATCATCCTCGCGATGATCCTCGCTGCAGCTGCCAACACCGTCGGCTACGCCCTGACGTCCTACATGCCGACCTACCTGACGGGTCCCATGGGATACGACGCCGTTCACGGCACATTGCTGACCATCCCGGTTCTCGTGGTCATGGCGGCCTGCATCCCGCTGACCGGGCGTCTGTCCGACCGGGTCGGCCGCCGCCCCGTGCTCTGGGTCGGCGCCGGCAGCACCATCGTGCTCTCGATCCCTGCCTTCATGATCATCGGAATCGGCGAAATCTGGTCGACCCTGCTGGGCCTCGCGCTGGTCGCGTTCCCCGTGACGTTCTACGTGGCGAACCTGGCGTCGGCGCTCCCGGCCCTGTTCCCGACGTCGAGCCGTTACGGCGGCATGGGCATCGCCTACAACTTCTCCATGGCACTCTTCGGCGGCACCACCCCGTTCATCGTGGCGGCTCTGATCGAGGCCACGGGCAACGACATGATGCCGGCCTACTACCTCATGGCCACCTCGGTGATCGGCGCCATCGCGATCTACTTCCTGCCGGAATCGGCACGTCGCCCGCTGCCCGGCTCCATGCCGAGCGTCGCGACCGAAGAGGAGGCCCGCGAACTCGTGGCCACCCAGGAGGAGAACCCGCTGCTGGATCTGGACTCCCTCCCCTTCGAGGACCGCCCCCTGGCCGGCGCCGGGAAGTAG
- a CDS encoding Asp23/Gls24 family envelope stress response protein: MDSEFEQHTAGGRTVISDSAVAKVAGLAARAVAGVHALGTGSTPRALGAIRDAVGNPDHVPGVRAEVGETQVAVDLTLVAEFGYRFHDIANAVRAAVYQAVEDLVGMDVIEVNIEINDVQLPGAKQENRTARGSAAPTPQELAQGTGPDAVVVEGKRVP, from the coding sequence GTGGACTCTGAATTCGAGCAGCACACAGCAGGCGGACGGACCGTGATCTCTGATTCAGCGGTGGCCAAGGTCGCCGGGCTCGCGGCACGCGCCGTCGCGGGTGTCCATGCCCTCGGCACCGGAAGCACGCCCCGCGCGCTGGGCGCCATCCGAGACGCCGTCGGCAATCCGGATCACGTCCCCGGCGTGCGCGCCGAGGTCGGTGAGACCCAGGTGGCGGTGGACCTCACCCTGGTGGCCGAGTTCGGCTACCGCTTCCACGACATCGCCAATGCCGTCCGCGCCGCCGTCTATCAGGCGGTCGAAGACCTTGTCGGCATGGACGTGATCGAGGTGAACATCGAGATCAACGATGTCCAGCTGCCCGGCGCCAAGCAGGAGAACCGCACCGCCCGTGGCTCAGCCGCCCCGACCCCGCAGGAGCTTGCGCAGGGGACCGGGCCGGACGCCGTCGTCGTCGAAGGAAAGCGAGTCCCATGA
- a CDS encoding DUF2273 domain-containing protein, producing MNHTLSGIAIGAFLAFMSFQFGWWGFLVSLIFMAVGAILGRAAEGRIDLRRVLDALTGRRSSS from the coding sequence ATGAACCACACCCTGAGCGGTATCGCCATCGGAGCCTTCCTGGCCTTCATGTCCTTCCAGTTCGGCTGGTGGGGCTTCCTGGTCTCCCTCATCTTCATGGCCGTCGGCGCCATCCTGGGCCGCGCGGCCGAAGGCCGGATCGACCTCCGCCGGGTTCTGGACGCCCTGACGGGACGGCGCTCCTCCTCATGA
- a CDS encoding DUF6286 domain-containing protein produces the protein MSTEPLSAEEERRFLDEVTRRELTPSRSVAALLAGILVILLCVYLMLESVLALFRLPGWLIDPDLALDWIASLPAGGPAPVLALGGAVLAMVGLFFLLVAVFPGRRARHSMPHPALAVVVDDEVVASALARRARLAANVSSAQVMVTVAQSQVVVNVRPTSGLRVTPEAVERAVTDELGNMGLEPRPGVTVNIASTGVVGA, from the coding sequence GTGTCCACTGAACCGCTGTCCGCCGAAGAGGAACGCCGCTTCCTCGACGAGGTCACCCGCCGGGAGCTCACGCCGTCGCGGTCCGTCGCGGCCCTCCTGGCCGGGATCCTCGTCATCCTACTGTGCGTCTACCTCATGCTGGAGTCCGTGCTGGCGCTGTTCCGCCTGCCGGGCTGGCTGATCGATCCCGACCTCGCCCTCGACTGGATTGCGAGTCTCCCGGCCGGCGGGCCCGCCCCGGTCCTCGCCCTCGGCGGCGCCGTGCTGGCGATGGTCGGCCTGTTCTTCCTGCTCGTGGCCGTGTTCCCGGGCCGCCGGGCCCGGCACAGCATGCCCCATCCCGCGCTCGCGGTGGTGGTGGACGACGAAGTGGTGGCGTCCGCCCTGGCGCGGCGTGCCCGGCTCGCGGCGAATGTCTCCTCGGCCCAGGTCATGGTGACGGTGGCCCAGTCCCAGGTGGTCGTGAACGTCCGCCCCACCTCGGGACTGCGGGTGACGCCGGAGGCCGTGGAACGGGCGGTCACGGACGAACTCGGAAACATGGGCCTGGAACCGCGGCCCGGTGTCACGGTCAACATCGCGAGCACGGGAGTGGTGG